One part of the Priestia aryabhattai genome encodes these proteins:
- a CDS encoding YjcZ family sporulation protein translates to MSKDATCGFGSSFALVVVLFILLIIIGCCSYGGGYGSRHGYC, encoded by the coding sequence ATGTCTAAGGATGCTACATGTGGATTTGGATCTAGTTTTGCTTTAGTCGTTGTATTGTTTATACTTTTAATTATTATTGGATGCTGTTCTTACGGTGGCGGCTATGGTAGTCGTCATGGTTATTGTTAG
- a CDS encoding spore coat protein, translated as MNYYPYDDGRNHQQLAWHETLELHELAAFQTNSLIQFKKAVRKIQDRELKNLYLEAIEGIQGNLNELLSFYEYGPYPEEHHVVRNDESAFFSGSLLGFTKTSVRSYATAITETATPSLHEIFNHHLQKAINLHYKVFTYMYRKGYYLAYDLTNLRMNDVKNAKKALNMPY; from the coding sequence ATGAATTATTATCCTTATGATGATGGACGAAACCATCAGCAATTAGCTTGGCATGAAACACTCGAATTACATGAGTTAGCTGCCTTTCAAACTAATAGCCTAATTCAATTTAAAAAGGCAGTTAGAAAAATTCAAGATCGAGAACTAAAGAACTTATATTTAGAAGCTATCGAGGGAATACAAGGGAACCTTAATGAATTACTATCATTTTATGAGTATGGTCCGTATCCTGAAGAACATCATGTGGTGAGAAATGATGAGTCAGCTTTCTTTTCTGGAAGTTTATTGGGTTTTACAAAAACTTCTGTTCGTTCTTATGCTACAGCTATTACAGAAACAGCTACTCCATCGCTACATGAAATATTTAATCATCATTTACAAAAAGCTATTAACTTACACTATAAAGTCTTTACTTATATGTATCGAAAAGGCTATTATCTGGCTTATGATCTCACAAATCTCCGTATGAATGATGTTAAAAATGCAAAAAAAGCATTAAATATGCCTTATTAA
- a CDS encoding response regulator transcription factor: MDQTKKLLMGIEHILSVASDLVQEVDRLKRVEEECQMLKEKLFLKQLTSSEQDVFALALDGYSITEMQDILFKEESTIKNQRHSILQKLNVSSMKEAIDFYKKTTQTSSQNFTNYHQEIFQKLVKTS; encoded by the coding sequence ATGGATCAAACCAAAAAATTGTTAATGGGAATTGAACATATTTTGAGTGTAGCTTCTGATTTAGTACAAGAAGTAGATCGTCTTAAACGTGTTGAAGAAGAATGTCAGATGCTTAAAGAAAAACTTTTTTTGAAACAACTTACGTCATCTGAACAAGACGTTTTTGCTCTTGCACTTGATGGCTATTCCATTACAGAAATGCAAGATATTTTATTTAAAGAAGAGAGCACAATTAAGAATCAGAGACACAGCATTCTACAAAAATTAAACGTTTCTTCGATGAAAGAAGCGATCGATTTTTATAAAAAAACTACCCAGACTTCTTCTCAAAACTTCACGAATTATCATCAAGAAATCTTTCAAAAACTCGTTAAAACTTCATAA